One genomic segment of Arenicella xantha includes these proteins:
- a CDS encoding esterase/lipase family protein, which yields MLNVNSKHKITTRLSLIGVRSIGLIVLLSTQLSACTYLKYSSVQAKYARIQSTDPSQKNLKHMLDRDTFFVIGQTVDADGAYANVATAVAAFSDRFTPNERVDTMFAHGTGRHFGLNLPAGQFVLQVYADVNGDATFDSAEVVGETVIELSLARYPDLVVGQVEIDVGEPRTSNRMDRLPILESEKSQQSLYFPSGTIRQLADPVFDSNMSTLGMYDPASFFEHAPTMFYALEEDEVHKIPVVFVHGIGGSARSFKPIVDRLDRDRYRPWFFYYPSGGDLHQLAGFFYSLFLSGEVIPLDDMPMIVVAHSMGGIVVREALNSYQDKRGENRVELFVSIASPLGGHPSAPSGDGGGALVLPAWRDLNPNSQFIRELYRKPLPSFVNHQLFYAYRNSETLKYGENSDGVVPLSSQLRPEAQQQASQMFGFDNGHVDILSDERMISRLFDEMDKVDGLFSAESMAVLADGGLDVPLADTYSPDTQHLIGYAGKYLVLLVHDRIAPLLQQQDFIQAVQGKVTPTTHVQREFIRFLAEYPEIVDQVLQSHATSNPIEPRTLD from the coding sequence ATGCTGAATGTTAACTCGAAACATAAGATCACCACTCGCTTGTCGTTGATAGGCGTGAGGTCGATTGGCTTGATCGTACTGCTATCTACCCAGTTGTCGGCCTGCACCTACCTTAAGTATTCCTCTGTTCAGGCTAAGTATGCGCGAATTCAGAGCACTGACCCGAGTCAAAAAAACCTTAAGCACATGTTGGATCGCGATACGTTTTTTGTGATCGGACAGACGGTTGATGCCGACGGCGCTTACGCAAATGTTGCAACGGCTGTTGCGGCGTTCTCGGATCGATTTACTCCGAACGAGCGTGTGGACACGATGTTCGCGCACGGCACCGGCCGCCACTTCGGCCTCAATCTGCCAGCCGGCCAGTTCGTGTTACAAGTGTATGCTGATGTCAATGGGGACGCCACGTTTGACAGTGCGGAGGTGGTTGGAGAAACCGTGATTGAATTGAGTCTGGCACGGTATCCAGATTTGGTCGTAGGTCAGGTCGAGATTGACGTTGGCGAACCAAGGACCTCGAACAGAATGGATCGTTTACCTATCTTGGAGAGCGAGAAGTCGCAGCAGTCACTGTACTTTCCTTCGGGCACGATTCGCCAACTCGCTGACCCTGTGTTTGATTCGAATATGTCAACACTCGGGATGTATGATCCAGCATCGTTTTTTGAGCACGCACCAACTATGTTCTACGCGCTTGAGGAAGATGAAGTGCATAAAATCCCAGTGGTATTTGTGCACGGCATCGGCGGCAGTGCGCGATCGTTTAAGCCAATTGTGGATCGCTTAGATCGAGACCGTTATCGGCCATGGTTTTTCTACTATCCCTCTGGTGGTGATTTGCATCAGTTGGCGGGCTTTTTTTATAGCCTGTTTCTGTCTGGCGAAGTTATACCCTTAGATGATATGCCGATGATTGTGGTGGCGCACAGTATGGGGGGGATCGTTGTGCGTGAAGCGCTAAATTCCTACCAAGACAAACGTGGTGAAAATCGAGTCGAGCTATTTGTCAGTATCGCCAGCCCGTTAGGGGGGCATCCCTCGGCGCCCAGCGGCGACGGTGGCGGCGCGTTGGTGTTGCCGGCGTGGCGTGACCTGAACCCAAACAGTCAATTTATACGGGAGCTGTATCGCAAGCCGTTGCCGAGTTTTGTGAACCATCAGCTCTTCTATGCTTATCGGAACTCTGAAACCCTAAAATATGGGGAAAACAGCGACGGTGTGGTGCCGTTATCCAGCCAACTTCGTCCGGAGGCGCAACAACAAGCAAGTCAAATGTTTGGGTTTGATAATGGCCACGTTGATATCTTATCTGACGAGCGGATGATCAGCCGTTTATTCGATGAGATGGATAAAGTGGACGGCCTTTTTTCGGCTGAAAGCATGGCAGTTCTGGCAGACGGTGGTTTAGATGTGCCACTCGCGGACACCTACAGTCCAGACACGCAGCATTTGATTGGCTATGCAGGCAAATATTTAGTGTTACTGGTACATGATCGTATTGCACCGCTATTGCAACAGCAGGACTTTATCCAAGCGGTGCAGGGCAAAGTGACGCCCACTACTCATGTGCAACGAGAATTCATTCGCTTTCTAGCGGAATACCCAGAGATTGTCGATCAAGTATTACAGTCGCATGCTACCTCTAACCCCATTGAGCCACGCACTCTGGATTGA
- the folE gene encoding GTP cyclohydrolase I FolE, protein MEEAYRKIIEECGEDLTRPGLVDTPKRAASAMKFLTRGYDQKLDDVINNALFPSDSREMVIVKDIELYSMCEHHLLPFIGRAHVAYIPNGKVLGLSKIARIVDMYARRMQIQEQLTTEIAETIREVTGAEGVGVIIEAKHMCMMMRGVEKQNSSMKTSSMLGIFRSNQSTRSEFLSLVSN, encoded by the coding sequence ATGGAAGAAGCCTACCGAAAGATTATCGAAGAATGCGGGGAAGATTTAACTCGACCTGGATTAGTAGATACGCCCAAACGGGCGGCCAGTGCAATGAAGTTTTTAACCCGAGGCTATGATCAAAAGCTAGACGACGTTATCAACAACGCACTATTCCCATCTGATTCTCGAGAAATGGTGATTGTTAAAGACATCGAACTCTACTCAATGTGTGAGCATCATTTGCTGCCCTTTATTGGTCGTGCGCACGTGGCCTACATACCCAACGGCAAAGTGTTAGGTCTGTCAAAGATTGCCCGCATTGTCGATATGTATGCACGCCGTATGCAAATTCAGGAACAACTCACCACCGAGATCGCTGAAACAATTCGCGAAGTCACTGGCGCAGAAGGCGTTGGTGTAATCATTGAAGCCAAGCATATGTGCATGATGATGCGCGGCGTCGAAAAACAAAACTCGTCAATGAAAACATCGTCGATGCTGGGTATTTTTCGCAGCAACCAGTCGACTCGTTCCGAGTTCTTGTCACTGGTTAGTAACTAG
- a CDS encoding crotonase/enoyl-CoA hydratase family protein, which produces MINDRIELTVDNHIAHVRLARPEKMNALDVKMFEAITMVGEQLKSDRSVRVVVLSGDGGNFCAGLDKSNFTSILEKAGSSKSSEPESSDSDNLVTNLAKRTHGIANAPQYAAWMWRELPMPVIAAVQGVALGGGLQIALGADFRYGSADSRYSILELKWGIVPDMSSTQIMRHLVRDDVIRELTYTAKIFTAEQAKEWGFITDIVADPLAHAMQTAADIVAKNPHAIRSAKRIIDQSYYLDQAQGLLMESEEQDQIMGQPNQIEAVMATLQGREPNFKD; this is translated from the coding sequence ATGATAAACGACCGAATTGAACTGACCGTAGACAACCATATTGCGCATGTGCGCTTAGCTCGCCCAGAAAAAATGAACGCACTGGACGTTAAAATGTTTGAGGCTATTACCATGGTTGGCGAGCAATTGAAGTCTGATCGCAGCGTGCGTGTAGTGGTGCTGTCGGGTGATGGTGGCAATTTTTGTGCTGGATTAGATAAATCAAACTTCACCTCGATTTTAGAAAAAGCGGGTTCATCTAAAAGCTCAGAGCCTGAGAGTTCCGACAGCGACAATCTGGTAACCAACTTAGCCAAACGAACACATGGTATCGCCAATGCGCCGCAGTATGCCGCTTGGATGTGGCGTGAACTGCCAATGCCGGTGATTGCGGCGGTGCAAGGTGTGGCGCTCGGTGGCGGCTTACAGATAGCGCTTGGTGCGGATTTTCGTTATGGCTCGGCTGACAGTCGTTACTCGATTTTGGAATTGAAGTGGGGCATCGTGCCGGACATGAGTAGCACGCAAATAATGCGTCATTTGGTGCGCGACGATGTTATTCGAGAGTTGACTTATACGGCCAAGATATTCACCGCTGAACAAGCTAAGGAGTGGGGATTTATTACTGACATAGTGGCAGACCCGCTGGCACACGCCATGCAAACCGCCGCTGATATTGTGGCTAAGAATCCGCACGCAATTCGGTCAGCCAAGCGAATTATCGATCAGAGTTATTATCTTGATCAAGCTCAAGGCTTGCTGATGGAGTCAGAGGAGCAAGACCAGATTATGGGGCAGCCAAATCAAATTGAAGCGGTTATGGCGACGCTACAGGGTCGTGAGCCTAACTTTAAGGACTAA
- a CDS encoding alpha/beta hydrolase, which produces MSWLLFFAVIAIICLVALYILSGQDLRQFDSQIDDIFDAHPDDSAALKRLIPILQTVRKDASRTKSLKKGLAVVRDFADNISADLETDSEFRPVIANGVKAEWAIAKGADPQRRILFMHGGAFIFGSPKGHRKMADQLSKLANAAVLSVDYRMLPEHGRRASILDTQAAYHYILVNGPDGACPLSYLLVSGDSAGGNLCLMISSWSKKHAARRPDAVVAFSPSTDMTMTSPTVKANIKTDLMLGEGLGLLTRFPNILRAWIGFASLRMNPANELASPLFGDLAELPPTLIHASSNEMLLGESIRYVNRAKSMGSNVTLQVWKDQIHDWHLFNMGHGSANVAWQEIKKFIDQHDPAK; this is translated from the coding sequence ATGAGTTGGTTATTATTTTTTGCAGTTATCGCGATCATTTGTCTGGTCGCGCTGTATATCCTTTCAGGACAAGATTTACGACAGTTTGACAGCCAGATCGACGATATCTTCGACGCTCACCCAGATGACAGCGCCGCCTTAAAGCGCTTAATTCCAATTCTGCAAACCGTGCGCAAAGACGCCAGTAGAACCAAGTCGCTGAAAAAAGGCTTGGCCGTGGTGCGTGACTTTGCCGACAACATCTCAGCCGATCTCGAAACTGACAGCGAGTTCCGCCCAGTAATCGCAAACGGCGTGAAAGCTGAATGGGCTATTGCCAAGGGCGCAGATCCGCAGCGTCGTATTCTGTTCATGCACGGTGGCGCATTTATTTTTGGTAGCCCGAAAGGTCATCGTAAAATGGCCGACCAACTGTCTAAATTAGCAAACGCCGCGGTGCTATCAGTCGACTACCGAATGTTGCCTGAACACGGTCGACGCGCCAGCATTTTAGATACCCAAGCCGCGTATCACTATATTTTGGTCAACGGCCCAGACGGTGCTTGCCCGTTATCATATCTATTGGTGTCTGGTGACTCGGCTGGCGGTAATCTCTGCCTAATGATTTCGAGCTGGAGCAAAAAGCATGCGGCCCGACGACCCGATGCCGTGGTTGCGTTCTCACCGTCTACCGACATGACAATGACCTCACCAACCGTCAAAGCCAACATTAAAACTGACTTAATGCTGGGCGAAGGTTTAGGTCTGCTTACACGGTTTCCTAATATTCTGCGTGCTTGGATCGGCTTTGCCAGTTTGAGAATGAATCCGGCTAACGAACTGGCCTCACCGCTATTCGGCGACTTAGCTGAGTTACCGCCAACATTGATTCATGCCAGTAGCAACGAGATGCTGCTCGGCGAGTCGATTCGCTACGTTAACCGCGCGAAATCGATGGGATCAAACGTAACCTTGCAAGTATGGAAAGACCAAATCCACGATTGGCATCTGTTCAATATGGGTCACGGATCAGCCAACGTTGCGTGGCAAGAAATCAAGAAGTTTATTGATCAGCACGATCCGGCAAAATAG
- a CDS encoding AraC family transcriptional regulator, translated as MKDVTIDACFVAMLLEGAQQQGLECDPILLRNGISRLALSKRGTRVPLKSFAAFAIEIMKTLDDECLGLTHRKQRLGSFNMMCRSCISARNIRRSLKRAAKFWNLFQNGYQHDVLIDGEQISYTLSPIDGQRPLNNYLAEAILSSIHRFHCWLGGQFIPLDHVAFEHAEPEYADQYRPLFYGAPISYDDEVCSMTFPLRFLDLEIVQTPETLDQYLRGTNLSLLYQPKNYRVIGDQVRQWLERNIKQGNYKATLREAATHFQMSQQVLHRRLQAEELSFKEIKMQTRRDLAVNLLFQNKYKIEEIATLVGFSEPSAFIRAFKAWTGSTPLAYRQTRR; from the coding sequence ATGAAGGACGTGACGATTGATGCTTGTTTTGTTGCCATGTTGCTAGAGGGCGCTCAGCAGCAGGGGCTTGAGTGCGACCCCATCTTGCTGCGCAACGGAATCTCTCGCCTCGCTTTGTCGAAGCGCGGCACGCGCGTGCCACTGAAATCGTTCGCCGCTTTTGCTATCGAAATCATGAAAACTCTGGACGACGAATGCCTCGGCTTAACGCACCGCAAGCAACGCTTGGGTAGCTTTAATATGATGTGCCGCAGCTGCATTAGTGCGCGCAACATTCGCCGTTCGCTCAAACGTGCCGCGAAATTTTGGAACTTATTCCAGAACGGCTACCAGCACGATGTGCTTATCGACGGTGAACAAATTAGCTACACGCTGTCACCAATTGATGGCCAGCGCCCACTCAATAACTATTTAGCGGAAGCCATATTGTCGTCGATCCACCGCTTCCATTGCTGGCTTGGCGGGCAGTTTATTCCGTTAGACCACGTGGCCTTTGAACACGCCGAACCAGAATACGCTGACCAATACCGCCCGTTGTTTTACGGCGCGCCGATTAGCTACGACGACGAAGTCTGCAGCATGACCTTCCCATTGCGCTTTTTGGATCTCGAAATCGTGCAAACACCCGAAACGCTTGACCAATACCTACGTGGCACAAACTTATCATTACTGTATCAACCGAAAAATTATCGCGTAATCGGTGACCAAGTCAGGCAGTGGTTAGAACGCAATATTAAGCAAGGCAACTACAAGGCGACTTTAAGAGAAGCCGCCACACACTTTCAAATGAGCCAGCAAGTGTTGCACCGCAGATTACAAGCCGAGGAGTTGAGTTTCAAAGAAATCAAAATGCAAACTCGACGCGACTTAGCGGTGAACTTATTGTTCCAAAATAAATACAAGATCGAGGAAATCGCCACGCTAGTCGGGTTTTCTGAACCCAGCGCCTTCATCCGAGCCTTCAAAGCATGGACCGGCTCTACCCCACTAGCCTATCGACAGACACGTCGATAA